Proteins from a genomic interval of Gadus morhua chromosome 21, gadMor3.0, whole genome shotgun sequence:
- the LOC115534301 gene encoding forkhead box protein A2 has product MLSAVKMEGHDHADWSGYYGDAESYSSFGSLTAGGLGMTTMGGYMSAPPGMSGLPGGGGMAGSPVNVSYMNPGGGVSHHHHAVPGMSPGTGAMHAMGAAAGGMMSAGGGSTSPLGAQSASMNALTPYGGVSVMSPVYGGHQANLGRAREPPKSYRRSYTHAKPPYSYISLITMALQQSGSKMLTLNEIYQWIMDLFPFYRQNQQRWQNSIRHSLSFNDCFIKVPRSSDKPGKGSFWALHPDSGNMFENGCYLRRQKRFKCEIKVCKEPAAGGKPSCEAGAVASCTDSRGAGTESPHVHASPAKEAKRATAAAASESKPLRAHEVSTTSPARLPSPALQTHQLFAHHHHHPNHPHSVLVHDAHTAGQLKPEHHPLHHHYSFNHPFSINNLMSEQQSHQQHRMDLRTYDQVMGYGYGSTAGSGALCMGPMAAKASFDGSTPADTSYYQGVYSRPVMNST; this is encoded by the exons ATGCTGAGCGCCGTGAAAATGGAAGGCCACGATCACGCAGACTGGAGCGGATACTACGGGGACGccgag agcTACTCCTCGTTCGGGAGCCTCACCGCGGGGGGCCTCGGGATGACCACCATGGGGGGCTACATGAGCGCCCCCCCCGGCATGTCCGGCCTCCCGGGCGGGGGCGGCATGGCCGGCAGCCCGGTCAACGTGTCCTACATGAACCCTGGCGGGGGGgtcagccaccaccaccacgccgtGCCCGGGATGTCCCCGGGCACCGGGGCAATGCACGCGATGGGCGCCGCCGCGGGGGGGATGATGTCCGCGGGAGGGGGCAGCACGAGCCCCCTGGGCGCGCAGTCCGCGTCCATGAACGCACTGACGCCCTACGGCGGCGTGTCCGTGATGAGCCCGGTGTACGGTGGCCACCAGGCCAACCTTGGCCGCGCGCGCGAGCCACCGAAATCCTACCGGCGGAGCTACACGCACGCGAAGCCCCCGTACTCGTACATCTCGCTGATCACGATGGCCCTGCAGCAGTCCGGCTCCAAGATGCTGACCCTGAACGAGATCTACCAGTGGATCATGGACCTGTTCCCGTTCTACCGGCAGAACCAGCAGCGCTGGCAGAACTCCATCCGCCACTCGCTTTCCTTCAACGACTGCTTCATCAAGGTCCCGCGCTCCTCCGACAAGCCCGGAAAGGGCTCGTTCTGGGCGCTGCACCCCGACTCGGGAAACATGTTCGAGAACGGCTGCTACCTCCGGCGGCAGAAGCGCTTCAAGTGCGAGATCAAGGTGTGCAAGGAGCCCGCCGCGGGGGGGAAGCCCTCGTGCGAAGCGGGCGCGGTGGCCAGCTGCACGGACAGCCGCGGCGCGGGGACCGAGTCGCCGCACGTGCACGCGTCCCCGGCGAAGGAGGCCAAGCGCGCAACTGCGGCGGCGGCCAGCGAGTCCAAACCGCTGCGGGCGCACGAGGTGTCCACCACCAGCCCCGCGCGCCTTCCGTCTCCCGCGCTCCAGACGCACCAGCTCTTcgcccatcatcatcatcatcccaatCACCCACACTCGGTGCTCGTGCACGACGCGCACACCGCGGGACAGCTGAAACCTGAGCACCACCCGCTCCATCACCACTACTCCTTCAACCACCCGTTCTCCATCAACAACCTCATGTCGGAGCAGCAGAGCCACCAGCAGCACAGGATGGACCTGCGGACGTACGACCAGGTCATGGGCTACGGGTACGGGTCCACCGCCGGCTCAGGGGCCCTCTGCATGGGGCCCATGGCCGCCAAGGCCTCGTTCGATGGCTCCACGCCCGCCGACACCTCCTACTACCAGGGGGTGTACTCCCGGCCGGTCATGAACTCCACGTGA
- the LOC115534339 gene encoding protein CEBPZOS: protein MAPRTLEPLAKRLFKGLIALELLGVFGAYGLFHKMNTSQDFRNTMNRRLPSVLEVYYQSNEWAGVYGIREQDHQTWSSKSD from the exons ATGGCCCCCAGGACGCTCGAGCCCCTGGCCAAGCGGCTCTTCAAAGGCCTCATCGCCCTCGAGCTGCTAGGTGTGTTCGGCGCGTACGGCCTCTTCCACAAGATGAACACGAGTCAAG ACTTCAGGAACACCATGAACCGACGGCTCCCGTCTGTACTGGAAG TATACTACCAGTCCAACGAATGGGCGGGGGTCTACGGCATCCGGGAGCAGGACCACCAGACCTGGTCCTCTAAGTCCGACTGA
- the cebpz gene encoding CCAAT/enhancer-binding protein zeta, which translates to MLVAVSMASKNKFQKAVVKSNNTTVEEEPKPESEYLDEDGDQKEDEEEEDDGELNLDDVLLLGGKKSDFLLLSGINDNHDLIDGGKKGAIDDLEPGELEKFITKLGVRAYASLQTVADDDEFGSGSSTKKKKDKKAPAGGEPSATKAAPKANGEPAVAAETKKPKKTKELAAAGAGVKKAKQSADVFEFHQRSLLLIKPGGKWFDLEYTTEGCGEPQDEAQVAAYKALAARLYEAEEGQYRSKKSLQKGANSAWMKTVVSKGTLVDRMAAMTVLLQDAPVHGLQHVESLIAMVKKKGGRRMGLMALDTLRELLLSELLPADRKLRSFAQHPFDTLEERASGNRDSRDRRLILWFFEHRLKALVAEFVVALEEVSRDSVAATKSKALATAHELLSQRPEQEKALLVQVVNKLGDPEYKMAARASHLLETLLHRHPNMKAVVCGEVERLMFRPNISGKAQYYAVCFLSQVLLSHEEAELAGRLISVYFTFFRACIKKADVESKMLGALLSGVNRAYPYAVAGDDKVKEQLDTLFKVVHAVKFNTAVQALMLLFQVMDSQQSVSDRYYVALYKKLLDPGLSACSRQSMFLNLLYKSLKADVVLRRVRAFVKRLLQVSCEQNATFACGALFLVSEVMKAKPGLRLMLQENEAGDEENFKDLAEEEEEDDEEERFVDADKVVEEETKAAVKEEDEEEDDEEKPVPEKPKPKGSWVHHQNLEGGKKTETYDPLHRNPMFCGADRTTLWELQQLSLHFHPSVSLFAKTILQGDSVQYTGDPLQDFTLIRFLDRFVFRNPKQLKGKQNTEATVMRPQHKLAQNKIRSLAVNCKEFLDKDESQIPVDQVFFHRYFKKRAADKFLRRPPGGSDTESLEDVEDDEFERILDSVEGDSYYTDLGDVNLDFAGNVKTPTNESGSDDSDLDDLDDDEISLGSLDEEDFGDEMGEEGGTFVNDEDDDDEEVPELEEGDDEDFAFDDSEEEEGLPEATPPSKKNKRKAPAELDFSGSIGPAGGKRKRGRKDAGLFTSAEEFGSMLDENAGSKFDNIGMNAMANKDKAGLKQLKWESKRDDWVHGRDAQTLRKKKTAFNKKKDFVKAKVAGKAKMAKKVFKKKK; encoded by the exons ATGCTGGTTGCAGTCAGCATGGCATCGAAAAACAAGTTCCAGAAGGCGGTTGTCAAGAGTAATAATACAACTGTTGAAGAGGAGCCGAAGCCTGAAAGTGAGTATTTAGATGAAGATGGTGAtcagaaggaggatgaggaggaggaggacgacggagAGCTCAACCTGGACGACGTGTTGCTGCTGGGAGGAAAGAAG TCGGACTTCCTGCTGTTGTCGGGCATCAACGACAACCACGACCTGATCGATGGCGGGAAGAAGGGCGCCATCGACGACCTGGAGCCGGGGGAGCTGGAGAAGTTCATCACCAAGCTCGGCGTCCGCGCCTACGCCTCCCTGCAGACCGTCGCCGACGACGACGAGTTCGGAAGCGGCAGCAGCACCAAGAAAAAAAAGGACAAGAAAGCTCCCGCTGGCGGCGAGCCGTCGGCGACCAAAGCGGCGCCGAAAGCCAACGGCGAACCCGCCGTCGCCGCGGAGACGAAGAAACCCAAGAAGACCAAAGAgttggcggcggcgggcgcCGGCGTGAAGAAGGCCAAGCAGAGCGCGGACGTGTTCGAGTTCCACCAGCGGTCGCTGCTGCTGATCAAGCCGGGGGGGAAGTGGTTCGACCTGGAGTACACGACGGAGGGCTGCGGCGAGCCCCAGGACGAGGCCCAGGTGGCGGCCTACAAGGCGCTGGCGGCGCGGCTGTACGAGGCGGAGGAGGGCCAGTACCGCAGCAAGAAGAGCCTGCAGAAGGGCGCCAACTCAGCCTGGATGAAGACGGTGGTGTCCAAGGGCACGCTGGTGGACCGCATGGCCGCCATGACGGTGCTGCTGCAGGACGCGCCGGTGCACGGCCTGCAGCACGTGGAGAGCCTCATCGCCATGGTGAAGAAGAAGGGGGGCCGGCGCATGGGGCTGATGGCGCTGGACACGCTGCGCGAGCTGCTGCTGTCGGAGCTGCTGCCCGCCGACCGCAAGCTGCGCTCGTTCGCCCAGCACCCGTTCGACACGCTGGAGGAGCGCGCCAGCGGGAACCGCGACTCCCGCGACCGCCGCCTCATCCTGTGGTTCTTCGAGCACCGCCTGAAGGCGCTGGTGGCGGAGTTCGTGGTGGCGCTGGAGGAGGTGTCCCGGGACAGCGTGGCGGCCACCAAGAGCAAGGCGCTGGCCACGGCGCACGAGCTGCTGTCCCAGCGGCCCGAGCAGGAGAAGGCGCTGCTGGTCCAGGTCGTCAACAAGCTGGGCGACCCCGAGTACAAGATGGCGGCGCGCGCGTCCCACCTGCTGGAGACGCTGCTCCACCGCCACCCCAACATGAAGGCGGTGGTGTGCGGCGAGGTGGAGCGTCTCATGTTCCGGCCCAACATCAGCGGCAAGGCGCAGTACTACGCCGTGTGCTTCCTGAGCCAGGTGCTGCTCAGCCACGAGGAGGCGGAGCTCGCCGGGCGCCTCATCTCCGTCTACTTCACCTTCTTCCGCGCGTGCATCAAGAAGGCGGACGTGGAGTCCAAGATGCTGGGCGCGCTGCTGTCGGGCGTGAACCGCGCCTACCCCTACGCCGTCGCCGGGGACGACAAGGTGAAGGAGCAGCTGGACACGCTGTTCAAGGTGGTGCACGCCGTCAAGTTCAACACGGCGGTGCAGGCGCTCATGCTGCTCTTCCAGGTCATGGACTCGCAGCAGTCGGTGTCGGACCGCTACTACGTGGCGCTCTACAA gaAGCTTCTGGACCCCGGGCTGAGCGCCTGCTCCAGACAGAGCATGTTCCTCAACCTGCTCTACAAGTCCCTGAAGGCGGACGTGGTGCTGCGGCGCGTCAGGGCCTTCGTCAAGCGGCTGCTGCAGGTCAGCTGCGAGCAGAACGCCACCTTCGCCTGCGGGGCGCTCTTCCTGGTGTCGGAGGTCATGAAGGCCAAGCCCGGGCTGAGGCTCATGCTGCAGGAGAACGAG GCGGGTGACGAGGAGAACTTCAAAGACctggccgaggaggaggaggaggacgacgaagaGGAGCGGTTTGTAGACGCCGACAAGGTGGTGGAAGAAGAGACGAAGGCggcggtgaaggaggaggacgaggaggaggacgatgaggagAAGCCAGTGCCAGAGAAGCCAAAGCCCAAAGGATCATGGGTACACCACCAGAACCTGGAAG GGGGCAAGAAGACGGAGACCTACGACCCCTTACACAGGAACCCCATGTTCTGCGGGGCGGACCGGACCACACTATGGGAGCTCCAGCAG CTGTCTCTCCACTTCCACCCGTCCGTCTCCCTGTTCGCCAAGACCATCCTGCAG GGGGACTCGGTCCAGTACACCGGAGATCCGCTCCAGGACTTCACTCTGATTCGCTTCCTCGACCGCTTCGTCTTCAGGAACCCCAAGCAGCTGAAGGGAAAAc AGAACACGGAGGCCACGGTGATGCGTCCGCAGCATAAGCTGGCCCAGAACAAGATCCGCTCGCTGGCCG TGAACTGCAAGGAGTTCCTGGATAAGGACGAGAGCCAGATCCCCGTGGACCAGGTGTTCTTCCACCG GTACTTCAAGAAGCGCGCCGCGGATAAGTTCCTCCgccggccaccagggggcagcgaCACGGAGAGCTTAGAGGACGTGGAGGACGACGAGTTTGAGAGGATTCTCG ACTCGGTGGAAGGAGACTCGTACTACACAGACCTTGGGGACGTCAACCTGGACTTCGCTGG CAACGTGAAGACTCCGACCAATGAGTCGGGCTCGGATGACTCGGACCTGGACGACCTGGACGACGACGAGATCTCTCTGGGCAGCCTGGACGAGGAGGACTTCGGAGacgagatgggggaggagggagggacctTCGTGAACGACGAAGACGACGAcgatgaggagg TTCCTGAGCTCGAGGAAGGTGACGATGAAGATTTCGCTTTTGATG ATTccgaagaagaggaggggcttCCAGAAGCCACACCCCCCAGTAAGAAGAACAAGAGGAAGGCTCCTGCAGAGCTGGACTTCTCCGGCTCCATAG GACCGGCcggagggaagaggaagagggggaggaaggacgCCGGCCTGTTCACGTCGGCTGAGGAG TTCGGATCGATGCTGGACGAGAACGCCGGCTCCAAGTTCGACAACATCGGGATGAACGCCATGGCCAACAAAGACAAAGCAG ggctGAAGCAGCTGAAGTGGGAGTCCAAGCGAGACGACTGGGTGCACGGCCGCGACGCCCAGACcctgaggaagaagaagacCGCCTTCAACAAGAAGAAGGACTTTGTTAAGGCCAAGGTGGCGGGGAAagccaaaatggccaaaaaggTTTTCAAGAAGAAAAAGTAA